The sequence AATTGGGATTCGTGATGCTTTGCTGGCAAACTAATGTTTCTCATTCTTGGCTTGAGTCATGACTTTACTTTCAGTTGTGACATGAATTTTCCGCTATCTTTCACAAACCACAGAACTTGGTTTTATTAGCTGCAATAATTGGCACGCTATCACAGTTTCTGTCATGGGTTATATTGCATGAGGAGGGGAGGGACAACTTATATTCTTTATACTATGATTATCTTTTCCTTCAATCAATATAACAACTTGTGCGTCTGTTTACTATTATGTATTACTATTATCTTAGTCAGTTTGCTCAAGTCGTATCTCTATTTACATTATATATCTTTTATCCCCATTCATAGAGTGATTTGTTGGGACCAGGAGATTGTCTATAGCTAAATAAGTTCATTGGGATTTTTCTAAGAATTTGGAATTAACCTACTCAGGCCCAGATAAATGAACTGGTTGCAAGATGTGGAACACGTTCTTTTAATTCTAGCGTTTAGTACCCACACTGTTAAATATAGGTTACTTTTGTGTCTGCTCAGAAGATAATGAACCCATTAAAATCTCGACTCCATGAGGTTCAATATGCCACATTTGAAGTTTCCTGTTGGAGATTTCTTGGATTTTAACCTGATTTACTATACTAATTATATTTAGCTGTGGTTTACGCTCGATCCCTCAAAGCCTTCAATCTGTTTGCTTTATACATTTTTCTCCCCATTCAAAGAGATTGTAGGGAGTATGAAGATGGAGAAACAGATTTATATATGCTGAGTTGGAATAAATTACTAAGAAGAAAGAAGCAAAACAATGCTACTAGTAAAAAACAAGACTATTTGTGTGGGAAAGTAAGATGTATCTTTCTGCAGGTCGTTTTCGTTTCCCCAGTCTATGTCTAGTTTCACGTACAGCTAGATCAACTGATCTGTTCTCGAGTAAAGCTTTATGCCCAATTAGCTATGATATTCTCGACAAACCTTGCAAAATGACTGATTGCAACATGCCAGGGTGTTTTTGGAAAGCAGCTGAACTTTCAATCCTTAATTTGATCTTGATCTCCTTAACCAAATACGGGATAGAAACAACGAAAGCTTGCCAGGTGTCTTAATTTGATTGTTCCAAGAATTAATTATACCTCGCCTGGTCTTGAGGGAAAACTAAACATACCCTAAATAAGTTTCACCGAAGGAATTTGGATCTTGTCTAATTATGTAGTAATCTTCCCAATTATGAGTTCCAGTTGTGCTTTTACTCAACAATTTACACTTTTTACTATttataagaaagaagaaaaggttCTTTCTTTGATCAGATCGGCTTGAAAGAGGCAAAATTATTTCTCTATCCCAGTACTTCACAACGCGTGCCATTACAATTCCTTCCAAAAAGTAACTTGTATTATAGCTGATGAGTTTGCCTTCCAATAGTACTCGCATTCATTTCACGAATGGTCCTTCAATTTTACTTTACTGCATCAAAGTCACTAAATTATTGTTGACATAGAGTTGCtaaatattcttttttacttCATCTATATATTGTAGAAATAATTGTCTATTCACACTATGCCTCATTTGTTTCTGTTGATCTTCGATATACAATTCCTCCCTTGGGAATGCCTCGAGGAAAGAACTCGGGAGGATATCATATGTTATTTCTCATGACCACCTACTGGAGTCTGGAGAGAGAGAAGTTACATTATGAATGCGTCAACCTCTCCTCTCCGACTCCGAGTAGAGCTAGAGCATGGTGATTCGGCAATGAAAACGGGGAGGAGTTGATTCGGCAAAGATCCATGCAGTTGGGGCATCACTTATAACAAACTAGCAAGTAGGAAAAGAATCATGAATTTCATGCAATAATCAGGAGGGTTGGGTCCCCCCAAATTCGAAGGGGACGTGCAAATTAAAGCAATGAATTTGAGCAATTGGTTGATGAAAATTTCCACCGAAATAGGGAGTGTCACGTGAAATCTGATTGCCAGTGCATTGCCTGTTCCGGGCAATTTAGTCTTAAGTGTTTGTTGTGTGTCTCTTTCTTCATCAGCTGAGTGGGTCTCTTTCTTCATCAGCTGAGTGGGAGATATTGATAGAGATGGATCCTGTCTTATGGAAGGGAAGAAAGGGAATACAATGAAGTTGGACAATACATGGTCCCTAAAATTTTGTGAGAAAAAGAGGAAATATCATCTGCGCCTTTGCCATGGCTTTCTTCTCCTGATACAACAATTTAGCTGGTACTAAGCTGGCCTACTTATGTATACTGCATTTGAGACTTGGACAGATTCGATTCCGTAAATAAAAAACGCTTCTCCTAAACTTTAAGGAAAGAGATGTCTGCTGCCTAATGCAAAGCCATCATAATCCTACTTAATTCATGTTGCAACTTGCGAGTCAAAGGCGTATTCaagatttatattttatgtaatttaaagCATTAATCCTTTTAAATTATGGgttcaaatttattatttgttattttagtgaatttttacatattaatttatattttacatggAAATTACTTCGTCCGGATGAATCTGGTGCTGCATGTACCTCTAGTTGCAATTTTAATTCATGACTAGCAGGGGATGCTGCAGTTTAGATAGATATGGGTAATAAGAGAATACCCAAGTTAATTTTCACTAGTCTTTGGTGCTATGGACGGAAAACAAAAAAGCTGAAGGGTTAATAAATCAAAGAAGAGTAAaggatatttcagtatttttaattagatatttttGGAACAGTATTATCCTAAGTTGCTAGGACTAGGTAGGCTACCGATGCGGGTGCAGATCTAGAGTTCGGATCCTACATGATCTCAATTTTAAGATTTAGAGATCCGGATTCAGGTATGGATATGGGGGCAAAAATTtagctaaaaataattcaaaatatctaaaaatagagttagaaaaccTAAAATATGAGATCTTAAATGGAGAACATGAGGAATAAATATTGATCAATAGTTCTGGAAGTAGATAGAAGGAAAATGAGTAacatagaaaattcaataaacaatATATTCTGTTTTCTTCGTATtcaccttaatttttttttttttttttagtataaaaGTCATTAAATTTGTCCGAACTTTTCCATCAATTTTGCTTAAAGTACCCAAAATTGATTTACCAGATTGAAAACAGATGCCACACCCATACCCAAACTCACACCAATATTATTAAGATATGGGCGCAACACCGGAAAGTGAAGAAATCCGAGTATATAAACTTTTTCTACAGGGACAATATTCTAAGCATTGAGTGTATATAAACATTTTCTATACGGACGATCTTCCAAGCATTGAGTATATATAAACTTTTACAATAGAGACGATATAGCAATGATTATATAAGTGTGTCTAGAATTTGTCGGTTGCAAGAGTTGGAGTTACACTTGTACGAGAATCCGTTATACTCCAGTCCAAATTAAGGCGCACGGGGAACGTAGATTTTGACCTCCTTTTCCCGTTTgaatggtttatatatatatttatttatttatttattttccatggCTTTTTCTTATGAACAAGAAGGGGTGTGTACTTACACGTGCAATGTTTTTTGAGAGTTTTCATATACGTGGTGTTTACTTTTCCTCATCCACAGATGCTGTAAAATGCCCAGATTCTCTGGAGTTAAAATGAGAGTTAGGGCCTCAATTATCGTGTTTGGATTTTGGATTCGAGTTTATAGTAACCGTGGAATGACATTTATTACCACTCCACATTTATATACTCTTTATTTTCCTGAGTTAATTTGACTTGACACGAAATTTTGAGTCATAggattgacttttgaaatttatGACCTAAAATAAATCTTGTGTagcattttaaattaaattgttagTAAGTATagaaatatgtatttatttttttaaaaaaattgactaaaaaataaataaatcaggATATATAGTaacttttcacttttatttaGAAGAAAGAAAGTGATTTAACTTGTatgcaattattattattttggcaGGTATAGTCATTCTTCTTTCAGATTCGGTTACCATAGTGAATGACGTATTCTAACTTCTTGttccatcttcattttttttcactcCGTGTACAGTTAACATTACTATTTATAGTATATATGGACCTTTTAATAACCTTATAGTGTGAAGATTTTTGTTACTATTACATTTCTTTTAGCTCTTTTGATCCTATTTTATCAAGTAATTGCTACCTTTCACCAACACACAAACTAAATAAGTGGCGTAAAtgtgaaaaatgaaataaaatgtgAAGGGAGAGAATCTATTGACGAAGAGATGTGATGACAGCTTACTGAAATTTGGCATTTGCATGGAATCCAACAAAGATTTGGATTGAAGTAGAGAAAGGACAAAGGTTTTCCCCATGTACACTTTCCCACCTTATCTTTCCTCTCTCTCACTTTCTCCATTTTAAACCACCGAACTCACTACCCACTGCTACATATCTACACTAGGTACATTTTCCCTCATTAAATACAAGTTGAAACTACTTCCTATAGTTCATTCATAAGTGTGGATGTACTTGTATTCTCTACTCTTGTAACTTCATTCCTTTTTCATTGAGAAAAATAGAATGTTCATTTCCCTTCTAGAAACAAACTAGTACATATAATCGTTGTTCAAGGTTTCTTTATTAGCTTCTGCACGACATCCTGGTGATTGTGATGGCTCTAGAAGCTTCAACGCCTTTGCTGATGGATCCCCATGTTCCGATGTTGACATCAACCAATGCAGGTACAACTCCGGATGAACAAGAGCAAACGCATCGACGACCAAACATTTCAGAGGTTAGATTATAAATTTATTGTTATAACCTGGATTGTATCTGCGACCAACCATTTCAGAGGTTAGATTTTACATTTCAGGAAGAAAACGTTTCacgattaagaaaataaatttattgttatAACCTGGATTGTATCGCCGACCAACCGTTTCAGGGTTAGATTTTACATTCGAGTAATTAAACGTTTCACTTTTAATAAACTAAATTTATTGTTATAACCTGGATTGTATCGACGATCAACCATTTCAGAGGTTAGATTTTACATTCCAGGAATAAAACGTTTCacgattaagaaaataaatttattgttatAACCTGGATTGTATCGCCGACCAACCGTTTCAGGGTTAGATTTTACATTCGAGTAATTAAACGTTTCACTTTTAATAAACTAAATTTATTGTTATAACCTGGATTGTATCGACGATCAACCATTTCAGAGGTTAGATTTTACATTCGATTAATTAAACGTTTCacatttaagaaattaaatttatTGTTATATCCAGGATTGTAGCGCCGACCAACCGTTTCAGAGGTTAGATTTTGCATTCAAGTAATTAAACGTTTCACGATTGAGAAACTAAATTTATTGTTATAACCTGGATTGTATCGACGATCAAGCATTTTAGAGGTTAGATTTTACATTCGAATAATTAGacatttcaaaagtaaaaaaactaaatttattgTTATAACCTAGATTGTATTGATGACCAACCATTTGATCCTTTTATAAGAAAAAATGTTTAGAATGAAGATAGCCATTGAATCTTGACACTAATTGAAATATATGGTTGTAGGTTATGGAGGAGATCAAATTACTGTATTCAATAGCCTTACCCATCATTGCTGCTGGATTGCTTACATATGGAAAATCAATGATATCAATGCTGTTCATGGGTAGATTAGGTAAAGAAGAACTTGCTGGTGGATCTTTGTCTATTGGCATAGCCAATATCACTGGCTACTCTGTTCTTTCTGGACTTGCTTTGGGTATGGAGGCTATATCTTCTCAAGCTTGGGGTGCCAAGCAATGGCCTCTTATGGGTCAAACTCTCCAACGAACAATCTTGATTCTGTTATTTTCATCCCTCCCCATTTCCGTCTTGTGGCTAAATATTGAACCTTTGCTTATTCTCTGTGGCCAAGATCGAACCATTTCATCAATTGCTTCTACTTACCTGTGTTTCTGTCTACCTGATCTTTTCATTCAATCCATTATCAATCCTCTCAAAATCTACTTGAGAACtcagaatgtcatattccctCTTACGTTTAGTGCTGCTTTTTCACTTGTCCTGCATGCACCTATCAACTATTTCCTTATCTATAACCTTAGCCTTGGTTTTAAAGGTGTTGCTATAGCCGTGGTGATTGCCGATTTCAATCTACTTAttgttctttttctttatgttaaCCTTTCTGGTGTTCATAGAAAATCTTGGCACGGTTGGTCAGCTGATTGCTTTGATGGGTGGAAACCAATTTTGAGTCTTGCAGTCCCTAGCTGCATCTCTGTATGCTTAGAGTGGTGGTGGTAtgaattgatgatattgttgtcaGGGGTTCTTTTTAATGCTGCAGAAGCTGTGTCTACTATGGGAATTCTCTTGCAGGCAACTTCACTTGCTTATATATTTCCATCAGCATTAAGTTTAGCTGTTTCCACAAGAGTTGGAAATGAGTTGGGAGCCAATCGACCTAGTAAAGCAAAGACTTCATGTCATGTAGCAACTTTATGTGCCTTAGTTACTAGCATCGTAGCAATGCTATTTATGACATCCTTTAGAAGTACTTGGGGCAAGGCTTTTACAGACGACAAGGCGATTTTGGCATTGACAGCGGCAGCAATGCCGGTGGTGGGGTTGTGTGAATTGGGCAACTGCCCACAGACCACCGGTTGTGGTGCTTTGAGGGGGAGTGCGCGGCCAGCTTTAGGTGCTCATATAAACTTGGGCTCTTTCTATGGAGTTGGGTTGCCTCTGGCAATTTATTTGGGCTTTGGTATGCAAATGGGTTTGTTGGGCCTTTGTTTTGGCTTGTTGGCTGCTCAGGCTGTTTGTGCATGTCTCATGTTTTTTGTGTTGAATAGAACGGATTGGCTGATGCAAGCTCAGAGAGCAAAAGAGTTGCttggtgttgaagaagaatatcAAACTATATCAATCAAAACAGTTTGCTGGTAGAAAGTAATTAGTTTATGCTTTTCTCCCCTCCTGTGATACCTATAAGAATAGGACAGTGCTATGTATGTTGggtttttttatatttcttgagCGTTTCTGTttctgtataattttttttctcattttacatGCTTTCGGTTTTTGTGGTCCTATAAGTAAACAATTaaggtgaatgtatatatgttgttcaTGGAATCAGGTTTAATAATTTCATTGGTAGGAAGAGTTTGATCTTGAATTCGTCAACGAGGAATACTGCAATTGCGATTTATGTTGTACTCTCATCATACATAAATTTAAATCAGGATATAATTTCAAACTTAGCTATAACACATCGCCAACCAAAAATACAGGGAACTCGAGGTAGCATTACTTCCAAATTGTAAAGCTTGTCAAAGTTCATCATCTTATTACAAGCGAAACCAGCTGCCATAAAAATTAATCAGGATGCTATGCTGATTAAGTACATCGAATTAGTAACAACCACAAAAGCAAACATTTCACCTGGTCATGCCAGCATTATAAGGGGGCATCGTAACTCCCCTGCTTTGTCTTTCCATATTAGCTTGCCACCCTACAACACAATGCCAATATGTTGTAAAACTAATCTGATTGCGTAActattagtatattttttatattgtcaCAGTATAAACTTATAGTACTCAAAAGATTAAAGAGAAAGGTGAGAGAGAGTTGTGAATTAACCTACCAATTCCCATATCAAAGCCGCGGTTCTTAAGCTCTCTGTATTCTTGGCAAAGAGCACAAGGCTCACAGAAAACATGAACAAGACAATCAACACAAGGTGCTTCTTCCAGATCATATTGCCCCCTCATTTTGGACCTATAGAAGCATGAATATAGGCTAGGCAATCCTGTCACTCCCAGCAAACCATATAATGCACCTCTACTAGCACATGCTGGAAGcaaaaaacaacacaaacatcaTAATCTTAGTTcaataaaaccaaaaccaaatcagACAATATCATACTAATTACTCCTTCCGTCTCAAAATGCTTGTCGTACTTATTAAAAATACATGTCTCAAAATACTTGTCATTTTAGAAGTTTAAGACAATTTAATTGTTTTCCTCCCTTTTACTCTTGGTAGTAATTGATCTTGAAGACTATAACCATCTCAATTAcggtaaaataaaagtaaaatggtcaaatattgcgacaaatatttttaaacagaAGGAGTAATTAACATAAAGGTTGCATACTTACAAGTTGTCCCTTTGTTTAGTATTTCAGAAATCTGTCCAAAAGTGATACAAGGGCAAACACAAGTAACTAAACAGTTAGCAGGGTCATCAAAACAGTGGCAAAGACCGGTTGACCACGCCACCGTGTTGGTGGTGGCGGATGAATGCACCGGCATACCGGCGGGTGATGCATAGTGAGGAACATTGTAAGGTGGTTGTTTCATTGGACCTGGATGGTATCCTTCACAGGAGAATTTGCCGTAGTCTTGATTAACAGACGTTGGATACATTTTCTTTTTTAGACAAGTTTTGAAGCAAATGAGTTGATGAAGTTAACTTTTGGTAAAGGGTACTATGTCCTAATTTAACGGGTAGAAAAAAAATCAGTTTCAAGAAATGTGGAAGTTTCGAAAACGTATCTCAAACATCATTTCCAAGAAATCTCGTAAGTTGATGAAATTTTATTTGACTAACTTGCGCTacgatgaaaaataaaataattttaatgtgaATTTATACGTTGTACGTCGatcaatatgaattttttttttttgcaattgtCTTATTTTTTTGCAAAGTGCATTTTAGTAGCTAGTTAAAGTTTCATGCATTAGATTCTTGATCATCCTTTTTGAATTGAACACATCTACCATGATTTTTTAATGGCAAAAGGTCAACTATTTCCCTGAATTATGTGAAATGATCTACCGTCACCTCAGTTAAAAGTTGAGTCATTCATGTTTTTGCTATTATAATTCTACTTTGGCTCGAAATTTCTCTTAGAAAAAAGTTCTTAAATTGATAAATGAGATGCTATATTATGCTTCAAATGGATTTTTActctaatataaaagaaaatggaTCAACTGGTGTGAAATAATGTCAACTTTTCTGGAAAATAACGGCGAAATAAAAGGCGTCGGTCCGTGTAAAAATTAAGCATGCTAATTTGAACAAAATAATGCGTGCAATAATATTCTGGTGGTATTATCAAGGGTTAGtcttcaaataaattaaatttataaacaTTTATGTGAGTTCGAATTGAGCATTTCAATGCGCAATCCAAGCTCAATAATTCAGTAAAATATTTTGAGCACCTTATTCTTTCAATACAGCAAATTAAAAGGATACTTCTCAATTAAGTATATAAGTTGGTGTGGTGTCCACGTGAAATGAGAAACAGGGTTTACGTTGGGTTTCTGCTAAATCATTTAAACTACTCTTTCTTAATCTtatcataacaaaaaaaaagtccCCTCACAAGCTTTAAAAATTACCTAGTCCAAGCATAAAAGGGTGTACACGAAGTCATTACAAAGCAATACGCACCTTCCAAGAGGCAAAAGAAACTGTACCATCTTAGAAATTTCCTCATCACTTCCTTCAGAATAACCCTTCACAGCATGTATCTTTAAAATGCAAATCCACGAAAAAGTCGAAGGATTCAACATTtacattataaataaaaatatctgtCTATAGAGCGGTACACAAATGGACGAGGGTAGCTCCGCTCCCGGCTCCTGTACATAGAGACATTGCAGGGCCTGCACATATGGTTCAGCTCGTGGGAGGCCCATCAATGCATGAAAGCTGCTAATTCTGGACAAGAATGAAATGGATAAAATGGTGGGCTACGCCCAATAACGTAACGTTTGCACATGAGAAAGTTAACTCCAATAAAGATTAGGTGTTAGGTTTTTCAATTTACAGTTATATCTAAGTGGAGGGAAATTTGTGGGAAAATAATAGCtatccattttttcttttctaagtaaaaaaaaatcagcTCATGTTTAGGTACGCAAACAAATTAGTACTCAATGATAATGTCTGCTGGCTAGCTAGTATCACTAGATCACTTACATTTGGAATCTGTAATGTGCTATTATTGCTTTCGCCAATTCAATTGTAGTAGTAGGGGGTTACTGTAATTACCACTTGATTCTTCCAACTTATTAACATacatcaatattttaaatatgaataGATTTGAGCAATTTATAACGTTCCATGAACGAGTAGGTAAGAGCATTTTTTCCTTAGGAAAATAACATTTGCCTAATGTTTTCATGAGAGGTCTTGTCCACAAGCTTCTATAGATTGGAACAACTTGACTGGCCTACTCTCTTGGAAATGGGCAACTAAGTCAAAATCCTTGGCATGTTGCAAATCACAGCTTCTTTCCAGGGAATTatttttcatgatctcataggtAGCTCATCTAgatcgttaaatatatatatttacattagAGTTTGTTTTCAATTTGTGACTTTTGTGTTACTCCGGTAAAAGAGaaatttataattgtagaaaaGTGTCAAATAAATTGAGATAGAGGATGATAAAGAAATAACCTTGgccctaactcaacctcaaaaactattgcccaagaccatataataTAAGGAGATCAAGGACCTTtaaacccaccgatgtgggactacAACACCCCACGCACACCCAGGGTTGGGTATCTgaagcgtggacaatataagatgagaaacaatgaactgggtgggCCTGACTCTGatatcatgataaagaaatgaaccttaggcctaactcaacctcaaaagctagctcatgaggggaggattgcccaagaccatataagtagaccaaggaccctttaacccaccgatgtgggactccaacaatGGAAGTAAAAGGGCATCTTTGTGCACTAAAACTCCCGCTATGCGCGTTGTTTAGACAGAGGGAGTATAGGTTTTAAATTCAATGATCATTAGTGAAAATTACCCTAGTTTAGCATGATCGTTTGGTTTTGTATTGGATCAGCTAATCCTACAACAAAACTCAGCATAAGGTAATAGTATAATGTTTGATTGActgcataaaaaaaaattgttgcatGACAAACAACGTTGGGTTCAATTTCTCACCTCGTAATACCCTTCCACATTTTCCTTTCCCctattactatattttttttttataaaaaagtttGCTTAACGGTATTAAATAATACCTATATATTAAGTTATACAGAAATTTATATATAATCATCAAGTAACAATCCTTTGTATCATAAATCTATCGCATCAACAATCACTACTCCTATAATTCGAGCATATAACAGGTTAAGTGAACTAATTAAATGAAGTCTAAAGTTGCTGGCAATTTGGCATGTTGCAGTAAATAAAGTAAGGGAGGATAGTGAACAGCATCTGATGTAAATCCAGTGTACTTTATTTTGACTGATCCAACTGCTGCACTTGAATAGTAGTAGCTCTGAATGGAAATACAAAACGCGTGCCTATTAATGTTTCTGATTTTTTGGTTAATATACTCTACTACTTTTGACCCCTCATTTCCAACTTCTAACCTTTCAATATCTGCAAAAGCTGCAATCTGCATTCCACCTTGTCCAAGATTATATTACGAGACAAAAGGCTAGGGGTTTGTTTGGCACGGTGCGCGACTAAACATTACAGTCATGAGATTATAATCCTCAGACTAATTTATTCAGTGGATAAAAAAATGATCTAAGCTGCTTGGATGAAATGAGGTGGCATATTCGGGATTAAGCTTGAGATTAGATTCATACTCTGTTTGATTAACGCTATAAGCTTTTTCGAGATATATTCATAGAATCAATCTTATAGAATATTGTAAATTTAATTCCAAACTTAATGTCGAGATGTCTCAGTCTCACCTCATCTCTGGTACCAAAGGTCTAATTGGTGGGATTATGGATAAATGGATATCAAGATCACGTGGTCCCATAGCCAGCTCATGAATCAGTGGTAGTAATAAAAATACAAGTCAAAAGGTGAGTCAACCATATTAACCCATGGCTGCCATCTGCACACTGCAATGCAGCATCCTTCTGCTGCATTTCTGTAGGCAAAAGCCAACCAACCTCCCCTTTCAGTACCCTTTGTGCTCATGAGAGGAAAGTATTTGCATTTAAAACATTAAGCAGCTGTTGACAAACCCAATGCCCTCTCCCCTTTAATTTATTGTCACCAGTTACTCTCTTGTATTTGAATCTTTTGATCTTTCATATACATCTTGCCAAGACCCCACCTTTTACCTTTCACTTTGTGTATATCCTaaatcttttttcatatttttacaatattttattttatgagtcGACAATACCCAGGTTTGAATGTTTGATGGGTAATCATATATGGTCAAAAGACCATTTCTCTTGTCTTATTAAAAGCTGAAATTGGATTTTGACATGCACTGTATGGGCAATTAGAAGCCGAAATAATCAAAGAAATGATTTTTGGGAATGGAATGCACAGAACACTATATAACGGCACGTCGAAGAGATAATGAAAAAGAAATGTCATTCCAAAGCATTAAACTAATTAGAGAAGAAAACGTTGATGTTTTTAATTTGGACGTACCTCTTAGAAAATctatttattttaacaaaataaaagatatttttactaaattatcATTACTTCAATTGTATTTATTTAATATGGTTTACACTAAATTCTCATGTTGATGAGACGAGAGTTGCAAGAATGAGGATGTTGAGACTTGAGACAGTGAGATAATGGATGTATAGGCAAGTTAAGAAATAAGATTAGGAATGAAGATATTCTAGATAAGGTGAGAGTGACCATTAAAAAATATTGGAGAGGGGTGATTAGATAGGATATGACGCGTTTTTAGCTCACTGAGGATGAGACTTTGCAAAGAAGGATATACCTGTTTCTCCATTCATACTAATCgtaatttattattcttttagttTCTTATCCTACGATTTCTATTACTATTAATTATTCCTTGTTCTTCAGTTATCACATTATTAATtgatttttgtcattattttttgctttttgaaTGTTATGTAATGTTTTCTTATTATTTGCCATATTCTTTTTTACTAGTGTATTTTCTTTCAAACTGTTTTTGATATGTATTACTGCATACACTCCGCTTTCACAAACTCCAAATATAAAATTAACTGGATGCTTTATTATTGTTCTAAAGATCCACTTATCTAAatctaaaagagaaaaattaatacctttttaattatacaaaaaaattcaCATATAAAACTTTAAAACAACCATATTATCATATGAAACAGATGGAGTATATCCTAAAAATTAAGCATCTTTTTGATTATATGAAAAGTTAAATATAAAAGTTTAAGACATTCATATTATATGAAACGGATGAAGTATATCCTAATCTTTTCATAATTTAACTCAAGTTTGAATATTTGATGGAGGTACTAAATATGGTCAAAATTTCTGTCAGTGTTTCCTTGTCGTATTATGAGGCTCATATTGAATTTGGACAATAGACTGGATGGGCACTTAAAAGCCGAAATTTCATATCCCAATCAAAGAATTGATTTTGGGAATGAATGCACGAAACACTATACAACGGGCACATCAAGatcaaatagaaaaagaaatgtcattcaacaacaacaacaacaaaacgtCCAAGCAAGGGGCATTCAATGAAAAACACAATCAAGTGAC comes from Capsicum annuum cultivar UCD-10X-F1 chromosome 2, UCD10Xv1.1, whole genome shotgun sequence and encodes:
- the LOC107858345 gene encoding protein DETOXIFICATION 48 codes for the protein MALEASTPLLMDPHVPMLTSTNAGTTPDEQEQTHRRPNISEVMEEIKLLYSIALPIIAAGLLTYGKSMISMLFMGRLGKEELAGGSLSIGIANITGYSVLSGLALGMEAISSQAWGAKQWPLMGQTLQRTILILLFSSLPISVLWLNIEPLLILCGQDRTISSIASTYLCFCLPDLFIQSIINPLKIYLRTQNVIFPLTFSAAFSLVLHAPINYFLIYNLSLGFKGVAIAVVIADFNLLIVLFLYVNLSGVHRKSWHGWSADCFDGWKPILSLAVPSCISVCLEWWWYELMILLSGVLFNAAEAVSTMGILLQATSLAYIFPSALSLAVSTRVGNELGANRPSKAKTSCHVATLCALVTSIVAMLFMTSFRSTWGKAFTDDKAILALTAAAMPVVGLCELGNCPQTTGCGALRGSARPALGAHINLGSFYGVGLPLAIYLGFGMQMGLLGLCFGLLAAQAVCACLMFFVLNRTDWLMQAQRAKELLGVEEEYQTISIKTVCW
- the LOC107860306 gene encoding protein PLANT CADMIUM RESISTANCE 2 gives rise to the protein MYPTSVNQDYGKFSCEGYHPGPMKQPPYNVPHYASPAGMPVHSSATTNTVAWSTGLCHCFDDPANCLVTCVCPCITFGQISEILNKGTTSCASRGALYGLLGVTGLPSLYSCFYRSKMRGQYDLEEAPCVDCLVHVFCEPCALCQEYRELKNRGFDMGIGWQANMERQSRGVTMPPYNAGMTSWFRL